The following proteins come from a genomic window of Candidatus Protochlamydia phocaeensis:
- a CDS encoding DUF927 domain-containing protein, with protein MDNFFLDEKGVWFMPPPNAQSGQSDPVWVCSPLEIIAITRDHDNQNHGKLLRFFDYDGVEHLWPMPMEYLAGDGTLYRQFLLSSGLQIKEGRQGRELLSRYIQSSNPDKRMRCVNKLGWYGNLYILPDETIGEVKDEEVVFQARLPIIAHHENKGTLSEWQKEVGKYCVDNSRLGFCVCVAFAAPLIHLLGEENGGFHLRGPSSGGKTTAIKVALSVYGGEAMLHSWRATSNGLESIATLHNDCLLCLDEIGKLEPKLAGEAAYLLVNGGGKQRCDKLGQARTKQAWRLLFLSNGELGLPDLIRQAGQKVRGGHEVRIVDIPAFTGAYGVFDHLHFFPSGDEFSRMLCANAEKYHGTAGKAFIREIIKDTPTHIQRIKILCEEFKKENTPPNADGQVLRVLNRFALVAAAGTLATELGITGWPEEDANWATKTCFEAWLKNRGGISAQEGQEILRQVRHYFEQHGDSRFTLIGSPDEQRTINRAGYKRMVEGNWHYFALPESFKQDICSGFDVQVATATLIERGWLLPDSEGKSTRAEHLPCSINSTTRCYRFDGNKIFSDDV; from the coding sequence ATGGATAATTTCTTTCTCGATGAAAAAGGCGTTTGGTTTATGCCTCCTCCAAACGCCCAAAGTGGGCAATCAGATCCAGTATGGGTCTGTTCTCCACTCGAAATAATTGCCATTACTCGAGATCATGATAATCAAAATCACGGTAAATTACTAAGGTTTTTCGATTATGATGGAGTTGAACACCTCTGGCCTATGCCAATGGAATATTTAGCAGGTGATGGCACCTTATATAGGCAATTTCTTTTATCTAGCGGCTTGCAGATCAAAGAGGGCAGGCAAGGAAGAGAGCTTTTAAGCAGGTATATCCAAAGCTCAAATCCAGACAAAAGAATGCGTTGTGTGAACAAATTGGGTTGGTATGGAAATCTTTACATCCTACCGGACGAGACAATAGGAGAGGTGAAGGACGAAGAGGTTGTCTTTCAAGCTCGCCTGCCAATTATCGCGCATCACGAAAATAAAGGAACGTTAAGTGAATGGCAAAAAGAAGTGGGAAAATATTGTGTTGATAATTCTCGGCTTGGTTTTTGCGTCTGCGTGGCATTTGCAGCTCCTCTTATTCACTTGCTTGGCGAAGAAAATGGAGGCTTCCATCTTCGAGGACCAAGCAGTGGCGGAAAAACGACAGCTATTAAAGTAGCCTTATCCGTTTATGGAGGGGAGGCAATGCTGCACTCTTGGAGGGCTACTTCTAATGGTCTTGAATCCATTGCAACTCTTCACAATGATTGTTTGCTTTGCCTAGATGAAATTGGCAAGCTGGAGCCTAAACTTGCAGGAGAGGCGGCTTATCTTCTCGTCAATGGTGGTGGGAAGCAGCGCTGCGATAAATTGGGGCAAGCTCGAACCAAACAAGCCTGGAGGCTTCTCTTCTTATCCAATGGAGAACTCGGGCTTCCCGATCTAATTAGGCAAGCTGGCCAGAAGGTAAGAGGCGGACATGAAGTCAGGATTGTGGATATTCCTGCCTTTACAGGTGCCTATGGCGTCTTTGATCATTTACACTTCTTTCCCTCTGGCGATGAGTTTTCCCGCATGCTATGTGCCAATGCCGAAAAATATCATGGAACTGCTGGCAAGGCCTTTATTCGAGAAATTATTAAGGATACGCCTACGCATATTCAACGCATTAAAATTCTCTGCGAAGAATTTAAGAAAGAGAATACGCCACCAAACGCTGATGGCCAAGTGCTCCGCGTGCTCAATCGCTTTGCTCTTGTGGCCGCCGCTGGCACATTAGCGACAGAGCTTGGTATAACCGGATGGCCGGAAGAAGATGCTAATTGGGCAACTAAAACATGCTTTGAAGCTTGGCTCAAAAATAGAGGGGGTATTTCAGCTCAAGAAGGGCAAGAGATTCTGCGGCAAGTAAGGCATTATTTTGAGCAGCATGGGGATTCTCGCTTTACCTTAATTGGAAGCCCTGATGAACAAAGAACGATCAATCGAGCAGGCTATAAAAGAATGGTGGAGGGAAATTGGCATTATTTTGCTTTACCCGAGAGCTTTAAACAGGATATTTGCTCTGGCTTTGACGTTCAAGTAGCGACCGCGACCCTTATTGAAAGAGGTTGGCTATTGCCAGACTCTGAGGGAAAGAGCACGCGAGCAGAGCACCTTCCATGCTCGATTAATTCTACGACACGTTGTTATCGCTTCGATGGCAATAAAATTTTTTCTGACGATGTATAA
- a CDS encoding PDDEXK nuclease domain-containing protein encodes MKKARQSIATTVNAGLTLLYWHIGNRIHTEILKEGRAEYGKEIVVTLSRQLVLDYGKVFNDKNLRRMIQFAEVFPDEQIIVSLIRQLSWSHFVVLLPIKEEIKRDFYAEMCRIEGWNVRTLRNKIDSMLYERTALSRKPELVAQAELDALRKDDRLTPDLVFRDPYVLEFLNLNDRYLEKDLEDAIMRELEQFLLELGKGFCFLARQKRMTIDDEDFHLDLLFFHRDLKRLVAIELKLGDFKPEYKGQVELYLRWLDKHERRPGEEPPLGLILCAGKKKERIELLELDRSGIHVAEYLTILPPKELLQEKLHKAIELARQRLEHQSETL; translated from the coding sequence TTGAAAAAAGCTCGCCAGTCTATTGCTACCACAGTTAATGCTGGCTTGACCTTGCTTTATTGGCATATAGGCAACCGCATTCATACAGAAATTTTGAAAGAAGGGCGTGCTGAATATGGAAAAGAAATTGTCGTGACGCTGTCGCGACAATTGGTGTTAGATTACGGTAAGGTTTTCAATGATAAGAATTTGCGCCGAATGATTCAGTTTGCCGAGGTTTTTCCTGATGAGCAGATTATCGTATCGTTGATACGACAATTGAGTTGGAGTCATTTTGTTGTTCTGCTTCCAATCAAGGAAGAGATTAAACGCGATTTTTATGCTGAAATGTGTCGCATTGAAGGTTGGAATGTTCGAACTTTGCGAAATAAAATTGACTCCATGCTTTATGAGCGGACCGCTCTATCAAGGAAACCAGAATTAGTGGCTCAAGCCGAATTAGATGCCTTACGCAAAGACGACCGACTGACGCCTGACCTTGTCTTTCGCGATCCTTATGTCTTAGAGTTTTTGAACCTCAATGACCGCTACCTTGAAAAGGACCTTGAAGATGCCATCATGCGAGAGCTTGAGCAGTTCTTATTAGAATTAGGTAAAGGATTTTGTTTTCTTGCCAGGCAAAAGCGGATGACGATCGACGACGAAGACTTTCATTTAGACCTTCTCTTTTTTCATCGAGACCTAAAACGACTCGTCGCAATCGAATTAAAGCTCGGAGACTTCAAACCTGAATACAAGGGTCAAGTGGAGCTGTATTTGCGCTGGCTTGATAAACATGAGCGCCGCCCAGGAGAAGAGCCGCCTTTAGGGCTTATTCTTTGCGCAGGCAAAAAGAAGGAAAGAATTGAATTATTAGAATTAGACCGATCGGGTATCCATGTTGCGGAATACTTAACCATTCTTCCACCAAAGGAGCTTTTACAAGAGAAATTGCATAAAGCGATCGAACTGGCAAGGCAGCGACTAGAGCATCAAAGCGAGACCTTATGA
- a CDS encoding tyrosine-type recombinase/integrase: MASIFKRKNKDGTTHWRAVIRVKGYPTVCNHFARKQEADDWAIDVERQIKQGQFNFGKHKNQHTFSELVDHFINNGALEHHRSAKDSLRHLNYWRERLGEYALVHLTPERLGKERLLLIETPTNRGEKRSSATVNRYMATLSSVLSYACRQLRWMDDNPCFNLIKLKENPGRDRVLTQEEVQRLMTACRQSRNGYLYCIVLLAFTTGMRQGEILSLTWNQIDFDNKLAHLKETKNGTPRSVPLVEAVIEELQQLFQNRNPAKSLIFASKTAFGKIDINKAWNEALKRAGIEGFVFHSIRHHFATLAARSGASNLQLKTALGHKTLQMLERYTHLDVETTRHLSETVAKQFNKNQK, translated from the coding sequence ATGGCATCTATATTTAAACGCAAAAATAAAGACGGGACGACGCACTGGCGCGCTGTCATTCGTGTTAAAGGCTATCCGACTGTTTGCAATCATTTTGCCCGTAAGCAAGAAGCTGACGACTGGGCAATCGATGTGGAAAGACAGATTAAGCAAGGACAATTCAATTTCGGCAAGCACAAGAATCAGCATACTTTTTCCGAACTTGTCGATCACTTCATCAACAACGGCGCTCTTGAGCATCACCGCTCAGCCAAAGATTCCCTTCGCCATTTAAACTATTGGCGCGAGCGCTTAGGCGAGTACGCTCTTGTCCATCTGACGCCCGAGCGACTTGGCAAAGAAAGATTATTATTAATAGAGACGCCGACTAATAGAGGAGAAAAGCGCTCCTCTGCGACCGTCAATCGCTACATGGCGACCTTGTCGTCAGTCTTGAGCTATGCTTGTAGACAGCTTCGTTGGATGGATGATAACCCTTGTTTTAATCTCATTAAGCTTAAGGAAAACCCGGGAAGAGATCGCGTCTTAACTCAAGAAGAAGTGCAGCGCTTAATGACGGCTTGTCGTCAAAGTCGCAATGGCTATTTATATTGCATTGTTCTTTTGGCATTTACAACTGGCATGAGACAAGGCGAAATTCTAAGCCTAACATGGAATCAAATTGATTTTGACAACAAGCTCGCTCATCTCAAAGAAACGAAGAATGGCACGCCACGCAGCGTCCCTCTTGTAGAGGCTGTCATTGAGGAGCTACAGCAGTTATTTCAAAACCGAAACCCTGCCAAGTCACTTATTTTTGCTAGCAAGACAGCCTTTGGGAAAATCGACATTAACAAAGCTTGGAATGAAGCGCTTAAACGAGCGGGCATTGAAGGATTTGTTTTCCATAGCATTCGCCATCACTTTGCTACTCTTGCAGCACGCTCTGGGGCTAGCAACCTTCAACTTAAAACAGCCTTGGGCCATAAAACCTTGCAAATGCTTGAGCGCTACACCCATTTAGATGTGGAGACGACACGCCATTTGAGCGAAACAGTTGCTAAGCAATTTAATAAGAATCAGAAATAA